A part of Excalfactoria chinensis isolate bCotChi1 chromosome 23, bCotChi1.hap2, whole genome shotgun sequence genomic DNA contains:
- the TNNT2 gene encoding troponin T, cardiac muscle isoform X3: MSDSEEVVEEYEQEQEEEYVEEGQEDQVEEEEGETEETTAEEQEDETKAPGEGESKPKPKPFMPNLVPPKIPDGERLDFDDIHRKRMEKDLNELQALIEAHFESRKKEEEELISLKDRIEQRRAERAEQQRIRSEREKERQARMAEERARKEEEEARKKAEEEARKKKAFSNMLHFGGYMQKSEKKGGKKQTEREKKKKILSERRKPLNIDHLSEDKLRDKAKELWQTIRDLEAEKFDLQEKFKRQKYEINVLRNRVSDHQKVKGSKAARGKTMVGGRWK, from the exons ATGTCAGACTCTGAAGAGGTCGTTGAAGAATATGAGCA GGAGCAGGAAG AGGAGTACGTGGAGGAAG GTCAGGAGGACCAggtagaggaggaggaaggggagacAGAAGAAACCACAGCAGAAG AACaagaagatgaaacaaaagcacCTGGAGAAG GTGAATCAAAGCCCAAACCCAA GCCCTTCATGCCCAACCTGGTGCCTCCTAAAATCCCCGATGGCGAGCGCCTGGATTTCGAT GACATCCATCGCAAGCGCATGGAGAAGGACCTGAATGAGCTGCAGGCCCTCATCGAAGCCCATTTTGagagcaggaagaaggaagaagaggagctcatCTCCCTCAAAGACAGGATT GAGCAGCGGAGGGCAgagagggcagagcagcagcgcATCCGCAGTGAGAGGGAGAAGGAGCGCCAGGCCCGCATGGCT GAGGAAAGAGCTCgcaaagaggaagaggaggcacGGAAGAAGGCTGAGGAAGAAGCAcggaaaaagaaagctttctccAACATGCTGCATTTCGGAGGCTACATGCAGAAG TCAGAGAAAAAGGGTGGCAAGAAGCAAACGGAGcgggagaagaagaaaaagatcctCAGCGAGCGGCGGAAGCCCCTGAACATCGACCACCTCAGTGAAGACAAGCTGAG GGACAAAGCCAAGGAGCTGTGGCAAACCATCCGTGACCTGGAGGCTGAGAAATTTGACTTGCAGGAGAAGTTCAAGCGGCAGAAGTACGAG ATCAATGTCCTTCGAAATCGTGTTAGTGACCACCAGAAGGT CAAAGG GTCAAAAGCTGCCCGTGGGAAGACCATGGTGGGTGGCCGGTGGAAGTAG
- the TNNT2 gene encoding troponin T, cardiac muscle isoform X1 — protein sequence MSDSEEVVEEYEQEQEEEYVEEEEEEWLEEEDGQEDQVEEEEGETEETTAEEQEDETKAPGEGGEGDREQEPGEGESKPKPKPFMPNLVPPKIPDGERLDFDDIHRKRMEKDLNELQALIEAHFESRKKEEEELISLKDRIEQRRAERAEQQRIRSEREKERQARMAEERARKEEEEARKKAEEEARKKKAFSNMLHFGGYMQKSEKKGGKKQTEREKKKKILSERRKPLNIDHLSEDKLRDKAKELWQTIRDLEAEKFDLQEKFKRQKYEINVLRNRVSDHQKVKGSKAARGKTMVGGRWK from the exons ATGTCAGACTCTGAAGAGGTCGTTGAAGAATATGAGCA GGAGCAGGAAG AGGAGTACGTGGAGGAAG aagaggaagaatgGCTTGAGGAAGAAGACG GTCAGGAGGACCAggtagaggaggaggaaggggagacAGAAGAAACCACAGCAGAAG AACaagaagatgaaacaaaagcacCTGGAGAAG GTGGTGAGGGAGACCGGGAGCAGGAGCCCGGGGAAG GTGAATCAAAGCCCAAACCCAA GCCCTTCATGCCCAACCTGGTGCCTCCTAAAATCCCCGATGGCGAGCGCCTGGATTTCGAT GACATCCATCGCAAGCGCATGGAGAAGGACCTGAATGAGCTGCAGGCCCTCATCGAAGCCCATTTTGagagcaggaagaaggaagaagaggagctcatCTCCCTCAAAGACAGGATT GAGCAGCGGAGGGCAgagagggcagagcagcagcgcATCCGCAGTGAGAGGGAGAAGGAGCGCCAGGCCCGCATGGCT GAGGAAAGAGCTCgcaaagaggaagaggaggcacGGAAGAAGGCTGAGGAAGAAGCAcggaaaaagaaagctttctccAACATGCTGCATTTCGGAGGCTACATGCAGAAG TCAGAGAAAAAGGGTGGCAAGAAGCAAACGGAGcgggagaagaagaaaaagatcctCAGCGAGCGGCGGAAGCCCCTGAACATCGACCACCTCAGTGAAGACAAGCTGAG GGACAAAGCCAAGGAGCTGTGGCAAACCATCCGTGACCTGGAGGCTGAGAAATTTGACTTGCAGGAGAAGTTCAAGCGGCAGAAGTACGAG ATCAATGTCCTTCGAAATCGTGTTAGTGACCACCAGAAGGT CAAAGG GTCAAAAGCTGCCCGTGGGAAGACCATGGTGGGTGGCCGGTGGAAGTAG
- the TNNT2 gene encoding troponin T, cardiac muscle isoform X2, translating into MSDSEEVVEEYEQEQEEEYVEEGQEDQVEEEEGETEETTAEEQEDETKAPGEGGEGDREQEPGEGESKPKPKPFMPNLVPPKIPDGERLDFDDIHRKRMEKDLNELQALIEAHFESRKKEEEELISLKDRIEQRRAERAEQQRIRSEREKERQARMAEERARKEEEEARKKAEEEARKKKAFSNMLHFGGYMQKSEKKGGKKQTEREKKKKILSERRKPLNIDHLSEDKLRDKAKELWQTIRDLEAEKFDLQEKFKRQKYEINVLRNRVSDHQKVKGSKAARGKTMVGGRWK; encoded by the exons ATGTCAGACTCTGAAGAGGTCGTTGAAGAATATGAGCA GGAGCAGGAAG AGGAGTACGTGGAGGAAG GTCAGGAGGACCAggtagaggaggaggaaggggagacAGAAGAAACCACAGCAGAAG AACaagaagatgaaacaaaagcacCTGGAGAAG GTGGTGAGGGAGACCGGGAGCAGGAGCCCGGGGAAG GTGAATCAAAGCCCAAACCCAA GCCCTTCATGCCCAACCTGGTGCCTCCTAAAATCCCCGATGGCGAGCGCCTGGATTTCGAT GACATCCATCGCAAGCGCATGGAGAAGGACCTGAATGAGCTGCAGGCCCTCATCGAAGCCCATTTTGagagcaggaagaaggaagaagaggagctcatCTCCCTCAAAGACAGGATT GAGCAGCGGAGGGCAgagagggcagagcagcagcgcATCCGCAGTGAGAGGGAGAAGGAGCGCCAGGCCCGCATGGCT GAGGAAAGAGCTCgcaaagaggaagaggaggcacGGAAGAAGGCTGAGGAAGAAGCAcggaaaaagaaagctttctccAACATGCTGCATTTCGGAGGCTACATGCAGAAG TCAGAGAAAAAGGGTGGCAAGAAGCAAACGGAGcgggagaagaagaaaaagatcctCAGCGAGCGGCGGAAGCCCCTGAACATCGACCACCTCAGTGAAGACAAGCTGAG GGACAAAGCCAAGGAGCTGTGGCAAACCATCCGTGACCTGGAGGCTGAGAAATTTGACTTGCAGGAGAAGTTCAAGCGGCAGAAGTACGAG ATCAATGTCCTTCGAAATCGTGTTAGTGACCACCAGAAGGT CAAAGG GTCAAAAGCTGCCCGTGGGAAGACCATGGTGGGTGGCCGGTGGAAGTAG
- the LAD1 gene encoding ladinin-1 — MSFSRRNWSDLSSLARQRTLEDEEEQQRERRRRHRSLLSSSSSVDEDHPSPGKDPSPAPSRSQVPVKPMAPEESEESKLTEVLRTKEGRRMRSPMAVSEKLKQEKEQQEAGMKPRTGQESIAAAERGQDTAPAPAEEQHPQQSHVRKVTARGRLQDREGSSVGTQRGEQRREEQQQRVAPELGGCRLREVKILTRTRSSSTEEKAASEGTSPPAQQQPARNPSKEGMQPPPSQEEPTEKQDAPPAPATYSSSIRRSSPRTVSFRVISNKQKEESESPLMRSASMRIPGSSSSIEEKLEKYTSAVQRSGSVRSSLTVQKSLVLTSEGVASKRNFFEASVPSKAEPLTARKDNLKIPGSVTSRINLWISRTQEPAKEEKSKDIRKINSLPKRDVWVKQPRENPTDTEVDVGLC, encoded by the exons ATGTCTTTCAGCAGGAGGAATTGGTCTGACCTTTCCAG CCTGGCCAGGCAGAGGACACTTGAAGAtgaagaagagcagcaaagggaGCGCCGGCGGAGGCACCGCAGCCTGCTGTCCTCCTCCTCATCAGTGGATGAAGACCACCCCAGCCCCGGGAAGGAccccagccccgctcccagCAG GTCCCAGGTCCCAGTGAAGCCGATGGCTCCTGAGGAAAGTGAAGAGAGTAAGCTGACAGAGGTGCTGAGGAcaaaagaagggagaaggatGAGGTCACCAATGGCAGTGTCTGAGAAACTAAAACAGGAGAAGGAACAGCAGGAGGCAGGAATGAAGCCACGCACGGGGCAGGAAAGCATTGCGGCTGCAGAACGGGGTCAGGATACGgccccagctcctgcagaagagcagcaccCGCAGCAGAGCCATGTGAGGAAGGTGACAGCAAGAGGACGGCTGCAGGACAGAGAAGGATCAAGTGTGGGGACACAGCggggagagcagaggagagaggagcagcagcagcgagtGGCTCCAGAGCTGGGGGGCTGCCGGCTGCGTGAGGTGAAGATCCTGACCCGGACCAGGAGCTCCAGCACGGAGGAGAAGGCAGCTTCAGAGGGGACCTCACCTCCAGCCCAGCAG caaCCAGCCAGGAATCCCTCAAAGGAGGGAATGCAGCCACCTCCCAGCCAGGAGGAACCTACAGAAAAGCAGGatgctcctccagctcctgccacctacagcagctccatcagaaGAAGCAGCCCAAGAACGGTCTCCTTTCGG GTGATctcaaataaacagaaagaagaaagtgagaGCCCTCTCATGAGAAG TGCAAGCATGAGGATcccgggcagcagcagcagcattgaGGAGAAGCTGGAAAAGTACACATCAGCTGTGCAG CGCTCGGGCTCGGTGAGATCTTCCCTGACCGTCCAGAAGAGCCTGGTGCTGACTTCAGAGGGGGTGGCCAGCAAACGTAACTTCTTCGAGGCCAGTGTTCCCAGCAAGGCAGAGCCACTCACTGCCAGGAAG GACAACCTGAAGATCCCGGGATCGGTGACGTCGCGCATTAATCTGTGGATCAGCCGAACTCAGGAGCCtgccaaggaagaaaagagcaag GACATCAGGAAGATCAACAGCCTGCCAAAGCGTGACGTCTGGGTGAAGCAGCCCAGAGAAAACCCTACAGACACCGAGGTagatgtggggctgtgctga